One segment of Vibrio orientalis CIP 102891 = ATCC 33934 DNA contains the following:
- a CDS encoding amino acid ABC transporter substrate-binding protein produces the protein MAHKLTLLASVVAASTALMSTSASAADSTLDKVTKQGFITCGVSTGLPGFSNPNSKGEWEGIDVEYCQGLAAAVLGDKTKVKYVPLTAKERFTALQSGEIDVLSRNTTWTLHRDTALGLNFVGVNYYDGQGFMVKKDLGLTSAKELDGASVCVQSGTTTELNLADYFRNSGMSYKPVVFDTAAQTSKGFDAGRCDVLTTDQSGLYALRLNLQDPSSAQVLPEIISKEPLGPVVRQGDDQWFNIAKWTLAAMVNAEEYGISSKNADEMLKSKDPNIKRILGVDGPKGKGLGIRDDWGYQVIKQVGNYGESFERTVGEGSPLQISRGVNALWNAGGFMYAPPIR, from the coding sequence ATGGCACATAAACTAACACTTCTTGCTTCAGTTGTAGCAGCATCTACTGCATTGATGTCTACTAGCGCTTCTGCAGCAGATAGCACGCTTGATAAAGTAACTAAACAAGGCTTTATAACTTGTGGTGTAAGTACTGGCTTGCCAGGCTTCTCTAACCCTAACTCTAAAGGTGAATGGGAAGGCATCGACGTAGAATACTGTCAAGGTCTTGCAGCTGCAGTATTGGGCGATAAGACAAAAGTAAAATACGTTCCTCTAACAGCAAAAGAGCGTTTCACTGCACTGCAATCTGGTGAAATCGACGTGCTTTCTCGTAACACAACATGGACACTGCACCGTGATACAGCACTTGGTTTGAACTTCGTTGGTGTTAACTACTACGATGGTCAAGGCTTCATGGTTAAGAAAGATCTTGGCCTTACAAGCGCGAAAGAGCTAGATGGCGCTTCTGTTTGTGTTCAGTCTGGTACAACAACTGAGCTTAACTTAGCAGACTACTTCCGTAATAGCGGTATGTCTTATAAGCCAGTTGTATTTGATACAGCAGCTCAAACATCTAAAGGTTTCGATGCTGGCCGTTGTGACGTATTAACTACTGACCAATCAGGTCTTTACGCTCTTCGCTTAAACCTTCAAGACCCTTCTTCAGCGCAAGTATTACCTGAAATCATTTCTAAAGAGCCATTAGGCCCAGTAGTACGTCAAGGTGACGATCAGTGGTTTAACATTGCTAAGTGGACACTTGCTGCAATGGTGAACGCAGAAGAGTACGGTATTTCATCTAAGAACGCCGACGAAATGCTGAAGTCTAAAGATCCAAACATCAAACGTATCCTAGGTGTAGATGGCCCTAAAGGTAAAGGTCTAGGTATTCGTGACGACTGGGGTTACCAAGTAATTAAACAAGTAGGTAACTACGGTGAGAGCTTCGAGCGTACAGTAGGTGAAGGTTCACCTCTACAAATCTCTCGTGGCGTGAACGCTCTGTGGAATGCAGGCGGCTTCATGTACGCTCCACCAATCCGTTAA
- a CDS encoding amino acid ABC transporter permease has product MSVHQFQPDLPPPANTVGVVGWLRKNLFNGPVNSVVTIILGYIAFMLLWNTFDWAFLNADWVGTTRDACSREGACWVFISVRWEQFMYGFYPEAELWRPRLFYITLAIFTVLLAYEKTPKRLWIWLFFVNIYPFIIAALLYGGVFGLEVVDTHKWGGLLVTLIIALVGIVVSLPIGVALALGRRSEMPIIRSMCTVYIEVWRGVPLITVLFMASVMLPLFLAEGSETDKLIRALVGVVMFSAAYMAEVVRGGLQAIPKGQYEAADALGLTYWKKMGLIILPQALKITIPSIVNTFIGLFKDTSLVLIIGMFDVLGIGQAANTDPEWLGFATESYVFVALVFWVFCFGMSRYSIWLENKLHTGHKR; this is encoded by the coding sequence ATGAGTGTACATCAATTTCAGCCTGACCTACCGCCACCTGCTAATACAGTAGGCGTGGTTGGCTGGCTGCGCAAAAATCTATTTAATGGTCCGGTAAACTCTGTCGTTACTATTATTCTTGGCTATATCGCGTTCATGCTGCTTTGGAACACCTTTGACTGGGCATTTTTGAACGCGGATTGGGTGGGTACAACGCGTGACGCATGTAGCCGAGAAGGTGCATGTTGGGTATTTATCAGCGTGCGCTGGGAACAGTTCATGTATGGTTTCTACCCGGAAGCAGAGCTATGGCGCCCTCGCCTGTTTTACATCACCTTAGCGATTTTCACGGTGCTACTTGCTTATGAGAAAACACCGAAGCGATTATGGATTTGGTTGTTCTTCGTTAACATCTATCCATTTATCATTGCTGCTTTGCTCTACGGTGGCGTGTTTGGCCTAGAGGTTGTAGATACACACAAGTGGGGTGGCTTGCTTGTCACGCTGATTATTGCACTTGTCGGTATTGTTGTTTCACTACCTATTGGCGTAGCACTTGCGCTTGGTCGTCGCTCTGAAATGCCAATTATTCGCAGTATGTGTACCGTGTATATTGAGGTATGGCGTGGTGTTCCTCTTATCACCGTTCTATTCATGGCATCGGTAATGCTTCCGCTATTCTTAGCCGAAGGTTCCGAAACGGATAAGCTGATCCGTGCTTTGGTTGGTGTGGTAATGTTCAGTGCTGCGTACATGGCTGAAGTTGTTCGTGGCGGCCTGCAAGCGATACCAAAAGGTCAATACGAAGCCGCTGATGCACTAGGCCTTACGTACTGGAAGAAGATGGGACTGATCATTTTGCCGCAGGCACTCAAGATCACCATTCCTTCGATTGTAAACACCTTCATCGGTCTATTTAAAGATACCAGTCTTGTACTCATCATCGGTATGTTTGATGTGCTCGGTATCGGTCAAGCAGCAAACACCGACCCTGAGTGGTTAGGTTTTGCAACCGAAAGTTATGTATTTGTCGCGTTAGTGTTCTGGGTATTTTGTTTCGGCATGTCGAGATATTCGATTTGGCTTGAAAACAAACTTCACACCGGTCACAAACGATAA
- a CDS encoding HAD family hydrolase, whose amino-acid sequence MSSESIKNVVFDIGNVMVRWAPLEIVKLTFGEIKASEELAKRIFQSETWLDLNKGFISEDDAKVQYKRLLDLSDLECERLFYYVKRTQILIYGSIDLLKRVKSSGYNVYALTDNVHEIVAYLKSEYSFWPLFDGATVSAELGLLKPQAEIYQSLLNQHKLTASETVFIDDMPHNVDGARAVGIAGIQFENVDQCEEELKALGLSF is encoded by the coding sequence ATGAGTTCAGAAAGTATTAAAAATGTAGTCTTTGACATCGGCAATGTGATGGTACGTTGGGCACCTTTGGAAATAGTAAAGCTAACATTCGGTGAAATCAAAGCTTCTGAGGAACTGGCGAAACGTATCTTTCAGTCTGAAACTTGGTTAGACCTCAATAAAGGTTTCATTTCTGAAGATGATGCCAAAGTGCAGTACAAGCGATTATTAGACTTGTCTGACTTGGAGTGTGAGCGTCTATTTTACTACGTTAAGCGAACTCAGATCCTTATTTATGGTTCAATCGACCTTCTTAAACGCGTTAAGTCATCAGGCTACAACGTTTATGCGTTAACAGATAATGTCCACGAAATCGTAGCCTACCTAAAATCAGAATATTCATTCTGGCCTTTGTTTGATGGCGCGACGGTATCGGCGGAACTTGGTCTCCTCAAACCGCAAGCAGAAATCTATCAATCCTTACTTAACCAACATAAGCTAACTGCATCAGAAACTGTATTTATCGATGATATGCCACACAATGTGGACGGTGCGAGGGCTGTTGGTATCGCAGGGATCCAATTTGAGAATGTAGATCAATGTGAAGAAGAGTTAAAAGCACTGGGTCTGTCTTTTTAG
- a CDS encoding amino acid ABC transporter ATP-binding protein has product MTQQQDYMIQLKDMNKWYGEFHVLKNINLDVKKGEKIVICGPSGSGKSTMIRCINRLEEHQKGHIFVSGNELTEDLKNIEAVRREVGMCFQHFNLFPHLTVLENCTLAPIWVKKMPKQEAEAIAMKYLERVKIPDQADKYPGQLSGGQQQRVAIARSLCMSPQVMLFDEPTSALDPEMVREVLDVMVELAEEGMTMLCVTHEMGFAKEVADRVIFMDAGEIIEENNPVDFFENPQSDRTQNFLAQILHH; this is encoded by the coding sequence ATGACGCAACAACAAGATTACATGATCCAGCTAAAGGATATGAATAAGTGGTACGGTGAGTTTCACGTACTAAAGAACATCAACCTAGACGTTAAAAAAGGCGAGAAGATTGTTATTTGTGGCCCATCAGGGTCAGGTAAATCAACGATGATTCGCTGTATTAACCGCTTAGAAGAACACCAGAAAGGTCACATCTTCGTTTCTGGGAATGAACTCACAGAAGATCTAAAAAACATCGAAGCGGTTAGACGTGAAGTGGGAATGTGTTTCCAACACTTCAATCTATTCCCTCACCTAACGGTTTTAGAGAACTGTACTCTAGCGCCTATTTGGGTGAAGAAAATGCCAAAGCAAGAAGCTGAAGCGATTGCAATGAAGTACCTTGAGCGCGTTAAGATTCCGGACCAAGCTGATAAGTATCCTGGTCAGTTGTCAGGTGGTCAGCAGCAACGTGTGGCTATTGCTCGTTCGTTGTGCATGAGCCCTCAGGTAATGCTATTCGATGAACCAACGTCAGCGCTTGACCCAGAGATGGTGCGTGAGGTACTTGATGTAATGGTCGAGCTCGCAGAAGAAGGCATGACCATGCTTTGTGTAACTCACGAGATGGGTTTTGCTAAAGAGGTTGCCGATAGAGTTATATTTATGGATGCTGGTGAGATTATCGAAGAGAACAACCCAGTTGATTTCTTTGAAAACCCTCAGTCGGATCGCACACAAAACTTCTTGGCGCAGATTCTGCACCATTAA
- a CDS encoding heavy metal-binding domain-containing protein produces the protein MIYTTTETVPGKEIESVLGIVNGNVVQSKHVGRDIMAGLKGIVGGELKGYTEMLMEARNIAVQRLIEDAEKLNADAIVGIRFTTSSVTDGASEILVFGTAVKLRT, from the coding sequence ATGATTTATACGACAACAGAAACGGTTCCTGGCAAAGAAATAGAATCGGTATTAGGCATTGTTAATGGAAACGTAGTCCAGTCTAAACATGTTGGCCGAGATATCATGGCTGGCTTGAAAGGCATCGTCGGAGGTGAGCTCAAAGGTTATACAGAGATGTTGATGGAAGCTCGCAATATAGCTGTACAACGATTGATAGAAGATGCTGAAAAGCTAAATGCGGATGCGATAGTGGGAATACGATTTACAACTAGCTCTGTTACTGATGGTGCGTCAGAAATACTTGTGTTTGGCACGGCAGTTAAGCTCCGTACATAA
- a CDS encoding Bax inhibitor-1/YccA family membrane protein → MNSPMFTRSTSAPNTLEINKTLKNTYFLLSMTLVTSAVAAMATMAIGISPMMALVMQIAAIGILFFALPKSINSSMGIVWTFVFTTLMGGALGPMLTYYASIANGPSIIAQALGLTGMVFLGLSAYTISSKKDFSFMRNFLIAGLIIVIVAAIINIFVGSTIGQLAISSMSALVFSGFILFDTSRIVRGEETNYVSATISMYLNILNLFTSLLSILGIMNND, encoded by the coding sequence ATGAACAGCCCTATGTTTACCCGTTCTACAAGTGCTCCTAACACACTTGAGATCAACAAAACGCTTAAGAATACGTACTTCTTGCTATCAATGACGTTGGTAACAAGTGCAGTAGCAGCAATGGCAACAATGGCAATTGGTATTTCGCCAATGATGGCTCTTGTTATGCAGATTGCAGCTATCGGTATTCTTTTCTTCGCGCTACCAAAAAGCATTAACTCATCAATGGGTATCGTATGGACTTTCGTGTTCACAACTCTAATGGGTGGTGCTCTTGGTCCAATGCTAACTTACTATGCTTCAATCGCTAACGGCCCTTCTATCATTGCTCAAGCTCTTGGCTTGACGGGTATGGTGTTCTTAGGTCTATCGGCTTATACAATCAGCAGCAAGAAAGATTTCTCATTCATGCGTAACTTCCTGATTGCAGGTCTGATCATTGTTATCGTTGCTGCTATTATCAACATCTTTGTTGGTTCTACAATTGGACAACTTGCAATCAGTAGTATGTCTGCACTTGTGTTCTCTGGCTTCATTCTATTTGACACAAGCCGTATCGTACGTGGCGAAGAAACAAACTACGTAAGCGCGACTATCTCAATGTACCTAAACATCCTTAACCTATTCACAAGCTTGTTAAGCATTCTAGGTATTATGAACAACGACTAA
- the yccX gene encoding acylphosphatase — protein sequence MQESCERFTVSGLVQGVGFRYSTSYEGQRLGVTGYAKNLYNGDVEVVVCGLPEQIEAMALWLEHGPKTSRVESVVREMIPFKPFKGFKIL from the coding sequence ATGCAAGAAAGTTGTGAGAGGTTCACGGTCTCGGGGCTTGTTCAAGGCGTTGGGTTCAGATATTCGACATCCTATGAAGGACAAAGGCTAGGCGTCACAGGTTATGCTAAGAACTTATATAACGGCGATGTTGAGGTTGTGGTATGCGGTTTGCCGGAGCAAATTGAGGCAATGGCACTGTGGCTTGAGCACGGCCCTAAGACATCAAGAGTGGAGAGTGTTGTAAGAGAGATGATTCCATTCAAACCGTTTAAAGGGTTTAAGATTCTGTAG
- a CDS encoding amino acid ABC transporter permease — translation MKPTNAASSADNGPAKNANLIYNPTFRAVVFQIIAIAALVFFFYTIVNNALTNLEARGIATGFDFLDQEAGFGIGLTLIEYDETYSYGRTFVIGLLNTALVSFFGIILATVIGFIMGIARLSSNWLVSRLAAVYIEIFRNVPLLLQIFFWYFAVLQALPSARQSLSLGEAIFLNVRGLYFPAPIFEQGSSIVVATFVIGLIASIVIGIWAKNKQKLTGQQTPMGRIALGLCVVLPVIVYFLMGSPISAELPELKGFNFRGGISIIPELAALLLALSIYTASFIAEIVRSGINAVNHGQTEAAMSLGLPRSRTLKLVVIPQALRIIIPPLTSQYLNLTKNSSLAMAIGYPDLVSVFAGTTLNQTGQAIEIIAMTMGVYLTLSLLTSALMNIYNRKVALVER, via the coding sequence ATGAAACCTACTAATGCAGCGTCTAGCGCGGATAACGGACCGGCTAAGAACGCGAACCTTATATACAATCCCACCTTTCGAGCTGTTGTTTTCCAAATCATTGCGATTGCAGCACTTGTTTTCTTCTTTTACACGATTGTCAATAATGCACTTACCAACTTAGAAGCTCGCGGTATCGCCACGGGTTTTGATTTCCTCGATCAAGAAGCCGGCTTTGGGATTGGCCTAACGCTGATTGAATACGATGAAACCTACTCTTATGGCCGAACTTTCGTCATCGGTCTGCTAAATACCGCTTTAGTCTCCTTTTTCGGTATTATTCTCGCTACTGTGATTGGTTTTATCATGGGTATCGCACGTTTATCATCTAACTGGTTAGTTAGTCGATTGGCAGCGGTTTATATCGAGATATTCCGTAACGTTCCGCTACTTCTGCAAATCTTTTTTTGGTACTTTGCAGTATTACAAGCACTGCCATCAGCGAGACAAAGTCTGAGCTTAGGCGAAGCCATTTTCCTCAATGTACGAGGTTTGTACTTCCCTGCTCCTATTTTTGAACAAGGTTCGTCGATCGTTGTCGCCACATTTGTCATTGGTCTCATCGCATCGATCGTCATCGGTATTTGGGCTAAGAACAAGCAGAAGTTAACAGGTCAACAAACTCCTATGGGCCGCATAGCGCTTGGGCTTTGTGTCGTGCTTCCTGTCATTGTTTACTTTTTGATGGGTTCACCTATTTCAGCAGAGCTCCCAGAACTAAAAGGGTTCAACTTCCGTGGCGGCATCAGTATCATTCCTGAACTTGCTGCACTATTGCTTGCACTGAGTATCTATACGGCCTCTTTCATCGCAGAAATTGTCCGTTCTGGTATCAATGCCGTTAACCATGGTCAAACTGAAGCCGCGATGTCGCTTGGATTGCCGCGTTCACGTACCTTAAAGCTTGTTGTTATTCCTCAAGCCTTAAGAATCATCATCCCCCCACTGACAAGTCAATACTTGAACTTAACCAAAAACTCATCCCTTGCAATGGCGATTGGTTACCCTGACTTAGTTTCGGTTTTTGCAGGGACCACACTCAACCAAACGGGTCAAGCGATCGAAATCATCGCAATGACAATGGGTGTCTACCTCACTCTCAGCTTGCTGACATCAGCGCTGATGAACATTTATAACCGCAAAGTAGCGCTAGTGGAGAGATAG
- a CDS encoding GNAT family N-acetyltransferase → MALRAFEKADYDLLIRWIDSEELNYQWGGPNFNFPLNRKQLDDHCAKPEVIPLVFVHKGINAGYVELFKLSESKSRVCRVFVSNDFRGQGIAKLMLQQLIELAHIDHNAQVLSLAVFERNTVAKKCYESLGFQVTSHQSGTRSFGGEPWDLLLMEKWL, encoded by the coding sequence ATGGCACTTAGAGCGTTTGAAAAAGCAGACTACGACTTGCTAATCCGCTGGATTGATTCTGAAGAACTCAATTATCAATGGGGTGGGCCAAATTTCAATTTCCCTTTAAATCGCAAACAGCTTGATGACCATTGCGCTAAGCCAGAGGTCATTCCGTTAGTTTTTGTTCATAAGGGTATTAACGCTGGTTACGTAGAGTTATTCAAACTCTCGGAGTCAAAATCACGGGTTTGCCGTGTGTTTGTCTCAAATGATTTTCGTGGTCAGGGCATCGCAAAACTTATGCTTCAGCAATTAATCGAATTAGCTCACATTGATCATAACGCTCAAGTGCTGTCGCTAGCGGTTTTTGAGCGTAATACCGTGGCTAAGAAATGCTACGAATCGCTGGGTTTTCAGGTGACTTCGCATCAATCCGGTACGCGATCTTTTGGTGGTGAACCTTGGGATCTTTTGTTAATGGAAAAGTGGTTATGA
- a CDS encoding RNA recognition motif domain-containing protein: MKLLVRNLARTTTEHEVRVLFSAHGTVTQCDLVLDQETGQSKGFAFLEMPDEAEAKTAVNSLNLTNVAKSKIRVKFAQS; this comes from the coding sequence ATGAAACTTTTAGTCCGCAATCTAGCGCGTACCACCACAGAACACGAAGTTCGAGTTCTCTTCTCTGCTCACGGTACTGTTACCCAATGTGATTTAGTTCTAGATCAGGAAACTGGCCAATCTAAGGGCTTCGCTTTCCTTGAAATGCCTGATGAAGCTGAAGCAAAAACAGCTGTAAACAGCTTAAATCTGACTAACGTAGCTAAGAGCAAGATCCGAGTTAAATTCGCTCAAAGCTAA
- a CDS encoding Qnr family pentapeptide repeat protein, producing MNKTDQSFVQEDFSKRDLSGFIFSNCKFYCCSFKRTNLRDAQFIDCAFIEQGELEGCDFSYSDLRDASFKRCKLSMSYFSGANCFGLELRECDLKGANFSQASFVNHVSHQVYFCSAYITGCNLSYVNFERQLIEKCDLFENRWIGANLRGASFKGSDLSRGVFSEDCWDQFKVQGSDLSHSELYGLNPRKVDLTGVKICSWQQEQLLEQLGVIVVPD from the coding sequence ATGAATAAAACTGATCAATCTTTTGTCCAAGAGGACTTTTCAAAGCGGGACCTGAGTGGCTTCATCTTTTCTAACTGCAAGTTCTACTGTTGCAGTTTTAAGCGTACGAATCTAAGAGATGCGCAGTTTATTGATTGTGCTTTTATTGAACAAGGAGAGTTGGAAGGCTGCGATTTTTCCTACTCTGATCTCCGGGATGCTTCATTCAAGAGATGTAAGTTATCTATGTCTTACTTCAGCGGGGCTAACTGTTTCGGTCTTGAGTTAAGGGAGTGTGACCTAAAAGGGGCTAACTTTTCTCAAGCTAGTTTTGTAAATCACGTCTCTCACCAGGTTTACTTTTGCTCTGCATATATTACAGGCTGCAACTTATCGTATGTTAATTTTGAAAGGCAGTTAATTGAAAAGTGTGACTTATTTGAGAACCGTTGGATTGGCGCTAATCTACGAGGTGCTTCATTTAAAGGCTCAGATCTCAGTCGTGGTGTTTTCTCTGAAGATTGCTGGGACCAGTTCAAAGTGCAAGGTAGCGACCTAAGTCATTCAGAGCTATACGGCTTAAATCCTCGAAAAGTAGATCTGACAGGTGTAAAAATATGTTCGTGGCAACAAGAACAACTGTTAGAGCAATTAGGGGTAATAGTCGTTCCGGATTAA
- a CDS encoding TusE/DsrC/DsvC family sulfur relay protein gives MFEYNGKQIETDAQGYLLDHTQWEEGMISILAEQEGIELTDAHLEVVHFVRDFYVEFNTSPAVRMLVKAMEKAHGPEKGNSKYLFKLFKQGPAKQATKLAGLPKPAKCL, from the coding sequence ATGTTTGAGTACAACGGTAAACAAATCGAAACTGACGCACAGGGCTATCTATTGGATCATACCCAATGGGAAGAAGGAATGATTAGTATCCTAGCCGAGCAAGAAGGTATTGAATTGACTGATGCACACTTAGAAGTCGTCCATTTTGTTCGCGATTTCTATGTGGAATTTAATACATCGCCAGCAGTCAGAATGTTGGTAAAAGCGATGGAAAAGGCGCACGGGCCAGAAAAAGGCAACAGTAAGTACCTGTTCAAGCTATTCAAACAAGGTCCTGCAAAACAAGCGACAAAGCTCGCGGGCCTACCAAAACCGGCGAAGTGCCTATAG
- a CDS encoding methyl-accepting chemotaxis protein, which translates to MKEIPFRWIDKYLIHLKIQEKFYLLFLLPLIALVVLTLVLDNTADQMLNHLYQDELVLMRDLIEAGNLSQSQVASIINNSETITFASGKGSIAINGGEFSIAATHDQNLWSSMSATHITIVLVTLSLIALGVYYIMTFIGGAMFTMNKALSTLASGDLTSRMNFFKVRDEFSEIAITIDQVAEREQNLVISIQESIALMQQISSDLNQSNIQSADVSGTQQEHLNSLASATEQMASTIREVANLAHDSSTQTEDARSVATQGQKKVGHTLNSISQLSSEIRSASEAVAELDANAAQIDEVVTTINGISEQTNLLALNAAIEAARAGEQGRGFAVVADEVRALAGRTQQATVEIQTMIEALQRNSQSLTQLMETTVTNASEGQQLMSEVDVEIGSLAEKNQSISDSSIQIATAAEEQGVVADNIAASVEEIRIQSDSVCSMINATNSNIEQLRNQSDQMEALLTGLKA; encoded by the coding sequence ATGAAAGAAATACCATTTCGTTGGATTGACAAATATCTCATTCATCTCAAAATTCAAGAAAAGTTCTACCTTCTTTTCCTCCTGCCTTTGATTGCATTAGTCGTTCTGACACTGGTTTTGGACAACACTGCAGATCAAATGCTCAATCATCTATACCAAGATGAACTAGTGCTTATGAGAGACCTGATTGAAGCGGGTAACCTATCGCAAAGCCAAGTCGCTTCAATCATCAATAACTCTGAGACAATTACCTTTGCTTCAGGCAAAGGCTCTATTGCCATTAATGGCGGTGAGTTCAGTATCGCCGCAACGCATGACCAAAACCTTTGGTCTTCAATGTCAGCAACGCATATCACCATCGTACTTGTTACACTGTCTCTTATTGCGTTAGGTGTTTATTACATTATGACCTTCATTGGCGGCGCAATGTTTACGATGAACAAAGCATTGAGCACGCTAGCGAGCGGTGACTTAACCAGTCGCATGAACTTCTTCAAAGTGCGTGACGAATTCAGCGAAATTGCGATTACAATCGACCAAGTGGCTGAGCGTGAGCAAAACTTGGTAATATCGATTCAAGAATCAATCGCGTTAATGCAACAAATCAGCTCTGATTTGAATCAATCGAACATTCAAAGTGCTGATGTTTCTGGTACCCAGCAAGAACACTTAAATTCCCTAGCAAGTGCAACAGAGCAGATGGCTTCAACGATTCGTGAAGTGGCTAACCTTGCGCATGACTCAAGCACGCAAACAGAAGATGCCCGTAGTGTCGCAACTCAAGGTCAAAAGAAAGTTGGCCACACCCTTAACTCTATTTCTCAGCTTTCGAGCGAGATTCGTTCAGCGTCAGAAGCCGTAGCGGAGTTGGATGCAAACGCTGCACAGATCGATGAAGTCGTAACGACCATCAATGGTATTTCGGAGCAAACTAACCTACTCGCACTTAACGCGGCAATTGAAGCAGCGCGAGCTGGCGAACAAGGCCGAGGCTTTGCAGTAGTTGCAGATGAAGTCCGCGCCCTAGCAGGACGCACGCAGCAAGCGACCGTAGAGATTCAAACTATGATTGAAGCGCTGCAACGCAATAGCCAGTCTCTGACTCAGTTAATGGAAACAACAGTGACCAATGCCTCTGAAGGACAACAACTGATGTCTGAAGTCGATGTTGAGATAGGCTCACTCGCTGAGAAGAACCAATCTATCTCAGACAGTAGTATTCAAATTGCGACTGCGGCTGAAGAGCAAGGTGTGGTTGCTGACAACATTGCAGCAAGCGTTGAAGAAATTCGTATCCAATCAGATAGCGTATGCAGCATGATTAATGCAACTAACTCCAACATTGAGCAGTTGAGAAATCAAAGTGACCAAATGGAAGCCCTGCTTACTGGTCTAAAAGCATAA
- a CDS encoding LysE family translocator, with protein sequence MEIWKLMLFIPVCFALNMTPGPNNLLSMNNARCYGFKSALIAGLGRIAAFSVMIVLAASGLAVVLYASEALFLTIKVIGATYLLWIAFNLWRSESSPVGEFDNGRNQLGLAKQEFLLAAGNPKAILIFTAFLPQFVDVSASVNEQFFVLGSTFLILEMGAISIYAMFGMYLRQWFTKPKMAKRFNRGCATFLAMSGASLLLSRQQ encoded by the coding sequence GTGGAAATTTGGAAATTAATGCTCTTTATACCTGTGTGTTTTGCACTTAACATGACGCCTGGTCCCAATAACCTATTATCTATGAACAATGCACGTTGTTACGGTTTTAAATCTGCTTTGATCGCGGGCTTAGGTCGTATTGCGGCATTTTCTGTAATGATAGTGTTAGCGGCTTCCGGTTTGGCTGTTGTTCTATATGCGTCTGAGGCTTTATTCCTCACTATCAAAGTCATCGGCGCTACTTATTTATTGTGGATAGCTTTCAACCTGTGGCGCTCAGAGTCTAGCCCTGTTGGTGAATTCGATAACGGTCGCAACCAGTTAGGTTTAGCGAAACAAGAGTTTTTATTAGCCGCTGGTAATCCAAAGGCTATCTTGATCTTTACCGCGTTTCTTCCTCAGTTTGTTGATGTGTCTGCAAGCGTTAATGAGCAGTTTTTCGTTCTGGGTTCTACGTTCCTAATACTGGAAATGGGGGCGATATCGATCTATGCCATGTTTGGAATGTATTTGAGGCAATGGTTCACAAAGCCAAAAATGGCAAAGCGTTTCAATCGAGGTTGCGCTACCTTCTTAGCGATGTCAGGAGCAAGCTTGTTACTAAGCCGCCAACAATAA
- a CDS encoding nucleotide triphosphate diphosphatase NUDT15 — translation MSKEVRVGVAAVILREGRVLLGERIGSHGANTWATPGGHLELGESIEQCATRETLEETGLTVDSFEKLTFTNDIFAKEGKHYVTLFVVATCLNGEPEVTEPHKCKQWKWFELDELPEPLFLPLTNLLKDSVSLSAFI, via the coding sequence ATGAGTAAGGAAGTACGAGTAGGTGTGGCAGCGGTCATTCTACGTGAAGGACGTGTTTTACTTGGAGAGCGTATTGGCTCCCATGGAGCGAACACTTGGGCGACTCCAGGTGGGCACCTTGAATTAGGTGAAAGTATTGAACAATGCGCAACGCGGGAAACATTAGAAGAGACAGGATTAACAGTGGACTCGTTTGAGAAACTAACCTTCACCAATGATATTTTCGCAAAAGAAGGTAAACACTATGTAACGCTGTTCGTTGTCGCCACATGTCTTAATGGTGAACCTGAGGTGACGGAACCACATAAATGTAAGCAGTGGAAATGGTTCGAATTGGACGAACTTCCTGAACCGCTTTTCTTACCTCTGACGAATTTGCTAAAGGATTCTGTAAGCCTTAGCGCGTTTATCTAA